A genomic stretch from Syntrophorhabdus sp. includes:
- the rplT gene encoding 50S ribosomal protein L20: MPRAKRGFKARQRRKKIFKLAKGMTQRRKNVYSVAKRSVFKALKYAYVGRKERKRDFRSLWIVRINAACRSYGIPYNRFINGLKVANIALNRKSLADMAVNDPAGFGEVVAKVKAVVTH; the protein is encoded by the coding sequence ATGCCAAGGGCAAAACGAGGATTCAAGGCAAGACAGAGAAGAAAGAAGATATTCAAGCTTGCGAAGGGCATGACGCAGCGCAGGAAGAACGTGTACAGCGTGGCGAAAAGAAGCGTCTTCAAGGCGCTCAAGTACGCCTACGTTGGGCGCAAGGAACGCAAACGGGACTTCAGGTCCCTGTGGATCGTCCGCATCAACGCGGCCTGCCGTTCCTATGGCATACCCTATAACCGCTTCATCAACGGGTTGAAGGTCGCGAACATCGCCCTCAACCGGAAATCGCTCGCCGACATGGCCGTCAATGACCCCGCGGGATTCGGCGAGGTGGTGGCTAAGGTCAAGGCAGTGGTCACGCATTAG
- the rpmI gene encoding 50S ribosomal protein L35 produces MPKIKTHRGLAKRVKVTAGGKIKRAKAFHSHLLSSKTPKMKRRLSKADTIHPADAKRIKSLIPYL; encoded by the coding sequence ATGCCAAAGATAAAGACTCATCGGGGGTTGGCGAAGCGCGTGAAGGTCACCGCCGGCGGCAAGATCAAACGCGCAAAGGCCTTCCACAGCCATCTTTTGTCTTCGAAAACACCGAAGATGAAAAGAAGGCTTTCAAAGGCGGACACCATCCATCCCGCGGACGCGAAGAGGATCAAGTCATTAATACCCTATCTATAG
- a CDS encoding translation initiation factor IF-3: protein MSINERIRVREVRLIDENGEQLGIVPTVDALRLARERELDLVEVAGKSSPPVCKIMDYGKYKYQLSKKAQEAKKKQTLIQIKEMKLGLKIEEHDFQFKMKHLRGFLEEGHKLKIIIMFRGREVLHVDMGEKLAQKVIDSLKDVGELEQRSRFDGRNIVMIFAPL from the coding sequence GTATCAATGAAAGGATCCGGGTTCGCGAGGTGCGGCTTATCGACGAAAACGGAGAACAGTTGGGCATCGTTCCCACGGTGGACGCCTTGAGGCTCGCGAGGGAACGGGAGCTTGACCTTGTGGAGGTGGCGGGGAAATCATCTCCGCCGGTCTGCAAGATCATGGATTACGGGAAGTACAAGTACCAGCTTTCGAAGAAGGCCCAGGAAGCGAAGAAGAAACAGACCCTGATCCAGATCAAGGAGATGAAGCTGGGACTCAAGATCGAGGAGCACGACTTTCAGTTCAAGATGAAGCATCTCAGGGGGTTCCTCGAAGAGGGCCATAAACTGAAGATCATCATCATGTTCAGGGGACGGGAGGTCCTCCATGTTGACATGGGTGAGAAGCTGGCGCAAAAGGTTATAGATTCATTGAAAGATGTGGGGGAACTGGAACAGAGGTCCAGGTTTGACGGCAGAAACATCGTAATGATTTTCGCCCCCCTGTGA